One Miscanthus floridulus cultivar M001 chromosome 11, ASM1932011v1, whole genome shotgun sequence DNA window includes the following coding sequences:
- the LOC136493124 gene encoding ras-related protein Rab-2-B-like yields MSYAYLFKYIIIGDTGVGKSCLLLQFTDKRFQPVHDLTIGVEFGARMITIDNKPIKLQIWDTAGQESFRSITRSYYRGAAGALLVYDITRRETFNHLASWLEDARQHANANMTIMLVGNKCDLSHRRAVSYEEGEQFAMEHGLIFMEASAKTAQNVEEAFVKTAGAIYKKIQDGVFDVSNESYGIKVGYVVPGQSGGAGSSSSQGGGCCS; encoded by the exons ATGTCGTACGCCTACCTCTTCAAGTACATCATCATCGGCGACACAG GCGTTGGCAAGTCGTGCCTGCTGCTGCAGTTCACCGACAAGCGATTCCAGCCCGTCCACGACCTCACCATCGGCGTCGAGTTCGGGGCCCGGATGATCACCATCGACAACAAGCCCATCAAGCTCCAGATTTGGGACACG GCTGGGCAAGAGTCATTCAGATCCATAACTAGATCATACTACAGAGGCGCTGCTGGTGCTCTTTTGGTTTATGATATCACTAG GAGGGAGACTTTCAACCACCTTGCAAGCTGGCTGGAGGATGCGAGGCAGCACGCGAATGCTAACATGACGATAATGCTTGTCGGGAACAAGTGTGATCTGTCTCACAGGCGTGCGGTGAGCTATGAGGAAGGCGAGCAGTTTGCAATGGAACATGGCCTTATCTTCATGGAGGCCTCGGCAAAGACCGCACAGAATGTCGAGGAG GCATTTGTTAAGACTGCTGGAGCAATCTACAAGAAAATCCAAGATGGCGTTTTTGATGTATCTAATGAG TCTTATGGAATCAAAGTTGGATATGTAGTCCCTGGCCAATCTGGAGGTGCTGGTAGCTCGTCTTCTCAAGGTGGTGGCTGCTGCAGCTAA
- the LOC136493193 gene encoding small nuclear ribonucleoprotein SmD1a-like, giving the protein MKLVRFLMKLNNETVTIELKNGTVVHGTITGVDISMNTHLKTVKLTLKGKNPVTLDHLSVRGNNIRYYILPDSLNLETLLVEETPRVKPKKPTTGKPLGRGRGRGRGRGRGRGPR; this is encoded by the exons ATGAAGCTCGTCAG GTTCCTTATGAAGCTGAACAATGAGACGGTCACCATCGAGCTCAAGAACGGCACGGTTGTACACGGCACCATCACCG GTGTTGACATAAGCATGAACACTCATCTGAAGACAGTGAAGCTTACACTGAAAGGGAAGAACCCTGTAACGCTTGACCACCTCAGTGTGCGAGGAAACAACATTCGCTATTACATTCTTCCTGACAGCTTGAACTTGGAAACTTTGCTGGTAGAGGAAACCCCTAGGGTCAAGCCTAAGAAGCCAACTacag GAAAGCCTTTGGGGCGTGGTCGCGGCCGTGGTCGGGGACGTGGTCGGGGCCGGGGGCCACGCTGA
- the LOC136493731 gene encoding protein FATTY ACID EXPORT 6-like, with amino-acid sequence MAAAAQLHGSAAATAAYRRTRAYSVPSSCRWPQSLLAGSPKLSISTSGVCMKSFAFAAKLSTKCANENARVEELDLQSDQMKELQVEEHVIPRKRSAKIHDFCLGIPFGGLLFSMGLLGYIFSRSTISLVLGIAPGLATLLLGTLSLKFWRSGRSSFLLILAQAAISAFLAWKYSHAYFLTNRLLPWGFYASLSTAMGCFYAYVLLAGGNPPPKKLAAIPPQ; translated from the exons atggcggcggcggcgcagctgcACGGATCGGCTGCGGCCACGGCGGCATATCGCCGGACTCGAGCCTACTCAGTTCCATCCTCATGCCGGTGGCCGCAGAGCCTTCTAGCTGGTTCCCCGAAG CTTTCGATTTCTACAAGTGGAGTGTGTATGAAGTCATTTGCTTTTGctgctaaactttcaacaaaatgTGCCAATGAGAATGCTCGGGTTGAAGAGTTAGATTTGCAATCAGACCAGATGAAGGAATTACAGGTGGAGGAGCATGTTATTCCTCGTAAGAGGAGTGCTAAAATCCATGACTTTTGCCTTGGGATCCCTTTTG GTGGTCTTTTATTCTCTATGGGGCTTCTAGGATACATCTTCTCAAGAAGCACCATAAGTCTTGTCTTGGGCATTGCACCAGGGCTCGCCACTCTGCTACTTGGTACTCTCAGTCTAAAGTTTTGGAGGAGCGGGAGATCCAGCTTCCTGCTTATCTTGGCCCAAGCAG CAATTTCTGCTTTCCTGGCATGGAAGTACTCTCATGCTTACTTCTTG ACAAATAGACTCCTTCCTTGGGGCTTCTACGCTTCACTAAG CACTGCAATGGGTTGTTTCTACGCCTATGTGCTGCTTGCGGGAGGAAATCCCCCACCTAAGAAGTTGGCAGCCATTCCACCGCAGTAG
- the LOC136494541 gene encoding transcription factor MYB80-like, with product MPPAAAGARSRGSHERVRPRAYLCAQARNVSAALGHCLLTPRSRGVASQQGRASATPRPQARARNTRAGAASCRTAEARMGRIPCCEKDSVKRGQWTPEEDNKLLSYITQYGTRNWRLIPKNAGLQRCGKSCRLRWTNYLRPDLKHGEFTDAEEQTIIKLHSVVGSRWSVIAAQLPGRTDNDVKNHWNTKLKKKLSGMGIDPVTHKSFSHLMAEIATTLAPPQVAHLAEAALGCFKDEMLHLLTKKRPTDFPSPAVPDMAIAGGSGAGAAPCGFPAAPQADDTVERIKLGLSRGIMSEPGAPPGNQQQQQPPWAPADVTEGLAGMYATYNPAAHGQEEFRYDNGTVPEYVLGGGAGGGDADQGTSVWSHQSMYSGSSGTEAAPRPAAVLPEKGNDSVGSSGGDEEADDVKNGGKGGSDMSGLFGSDCVLWDLPDELTNHMV from the exons ATGCCGCCGGCAGCAGCAGGAGCCAGGAGCCGCGGCTCGCACGAGCGGGTGCGGCCGCGCGCCTATTTATGCGCCCAAGCGCGCAATGTGAGCGCCGCACTAGGACACTGCTTGCTCACTCCGCGGAGCCGTGGCGTGGCGTCGCAGCAGGGGCGTGCCAGTGCCACTCCGAGACCGCAGGCGCGTGCGAGAAATACCAGAGCCGGAGCGGCGAGCTGCCGGACGGCGGAGGCGAGGATGGGGCGGATCCCGTGCTGCGAGAAGGACAGCGTCAAGCGCGGGCAGTGGACGCCCGAGGAGGACAACAAGCTGCTCTCCTACATCACCCAGTACGGCACGCGCAACTGGCGCCTCATCCCCAAGAATGCCG GATTGCAACGGTGCGGGAAGAGCTGCCGTCTCCGGTGGACCAACTACCTGCGGCCCGACCTCAAGCACGGCGAGTTCACGGACGCCGAGGAGCAGACCATCATCAAGCTGCACTCCGTCGTCGGCAGCAG GTGGTCGGTGATCGCGGCGCAGCTGCCGGGCCGGACGGACAACGACGTGAAGAACCACTGGAACACCAAGCTGAAGAAGAAGCTGTCCGGGATGGGCATCGACCCCGTCACGCACAAGTCCTTCTCGCACCTCATGGCCGAGATCGCCACCACGCTGGCGCCGCCGCAGGTGGCCCACCTCGCCGAGGCCGCGCTGGGGTGCTTCAAGGACGAGATGCTCCACCTCCTCACCAAGAAGCGGCCCACCGACTTCCCTTCCCCCGCGGTGCCCGACATGGCGATCGCGGGCGGctccggcgcgggcgcggcgcccTGCGGCTTCCCGGCGGCGCCCCAGGCCGACGACACCGTCGAGCGCATCAAGCTGGGCCTGTCCCGCGGCATCATGAGCGAGCCCGGCGCGCCCCCCGgcaatcagcagcagcagcagccgccctgGGCGCCGGCCGACGTGACAGAGGGGCTGGCGGGGATGTACGCCACATACAACCCCGCAGCACACGGGCAGGAGGAGTTCCGGTACGACAACGGGACGGTGCCGGAGTACGTCCTcggaggcggcgccggcggcggcgacgcggacCAGGGCACGTCCGTATGGAGCCACCAGAGCATGTACAGTGGAAGTTCGGGCACAGAGGCCGCGCCCAGGCCGGCGGCGGTGTTGCCGGAGAAAGGCAATGACAGCGTCGGGAGCAGTGGAGGCGACGAGGAGGCGGACGACGTCAAGAACGGCGGGAAGGGCGGCTCCGACATGTCCGGCCTGTTTGGCTCCGACTGTGTACTCTGGGACTTGCCCGACGAGCTAACCAATCACATGGTGTGA